The Solibacillus sp. FSL W7-1464 genome contains a region encoding:
- the glpX gene encoding class II fructose-bisphosphatase, translating into MERSLSMEVVRVTEAAAIASAKWMGRGLKNEADDAATTAMRVMFDTIPMHATVVIGEGEMDEAPMLYIGEELGLRNGGPEVDIAVDPLEGTNIVAKGTNGAMTVLAIADRGNLLNAPDMYMDKIAVGPEAAGKVDINASVTYNLLQVAKAKNKDISDVVATLLDRPRHQHIVDEIREAGARIKFIQDGDVGAAINTAFDETGIDIMFGMGGAPEGVIAAVALKCLGGDFQAKLVPEDEEQLARCVKMGVDVDKVLMMEDLVKGDDAIFAATAVTDSELLRGVQYKGSYALTHSVVMRAKTGTVRFIEGRHSIEKKPKYDQI; encoded by the coding sequence ATGGAACGTAGTTTATCAATGGAAGTAGTACGTGTAACAGAAGCAGCAGCGATTGCATCAGCGAAATGGATGGGACGCGGACTTAAAAATGAAGCGGACGACGCAGCAACAACAGCGATGCGTGTTATGTTTGATACAATCCCAATGCATGCGACAGTTGTAATTGGTGAGGGAGAAATGGATGAAGCACCGATGCTTTATATCGGTGAAGAATTAGGGCTTCGAAATGGCGGACCTGAAGTTGATATTGCAGTAGATCCATTAGAAGGTACCAATATCGTAGCAAAAGGAACAAATGGTGCGATGACAGTACTGGCAATTGCAGACCGTGGCAATCTATTAAATGCGCCTGATATGTATATGGATAAAATAGCAGTAGGACCGGAAGCAGCTGGAAAAGTTGATATTAACGCTTCTGTTACGTACAACTTACTGCAAGTGGCAAAAGCTAAAAATAAAGATATTTCAGATGTTGTAGCAACACTTTTAGACCGTCCGCGTCATCAGCATATTGTCGATGAAATCCGTGAAGCCGGTGCACGTATTAAATTCATCCAAGACGGTGATGTAGGTGCAGCGATCAACACAGCATTCGATGAAACTGGTATCGATATTATGTTCGGTATGGGTGGTGCCCCGGAAGGCGTTATTGCGGCAGTTGCTTTAAAATGTTTAGGCGGCGATTTCCAAGCGAAACTAGTACCTGAAGATGAAGAACAGCTTGCACGTTGCGTTAAAATGGGAGTCGACGTAGATAAAGTATTAATGATGGAGGACCTGGTAAAAGGCGATGATGCGATTTTTGCAGCGACAGCTGTAACGGATTCGGAACTTTTACGCGGTGTTCAATATAAAGGTTCCTACGCGCTTACACATTCAGTTGTCATGCGTGCAAAAACAGGGACAGTACGTTTTATCGAAGGACGCCACAGCATTGAAAAAAAACCAAAGTATGACCAAATTTAA
- the rho gene encoding transcription termination factor Rho: protein MTALTIAQLESMTLKELYALAKQYKLSNASKLNKKELIFAILKTRSEQEGFFFMEGVLEIIPTDGFGFLRPINYSPSKEDIYISASQIRRFDLRNGDKVSGKVRPPKENERYYGLLQVDAVNGEDPEVAKERVHFPALTPLYPNRHIKLETVPTKLSTRIMDLVAPVGFGQRGLIVAPPKAGKTSLLKEIANAITTNHPEAELIVLLIDERPEEVTDIERSVNADVVSSTFDEVPENHVKVAEIVLERARRLVEQKRDVIILMDSITRLARAYNLVIPPSGRTLSGGIDPAAFHRPKRFFGSARNIEEGGSLTILATALVDTGSRMDEVIYEEFKGTGNLELHLDRSLAERRIFPAIDIRRSGTRKEELLIPKDQLDKLWAIRKTFSDSHDFGEKFLRKLRTTKTNEEFFDKLDTDMKKATNGKGLL, encoded by the coding sequence ATGACAGCATTAACAATTGCTCAATTAGAAAGCATGACATTAAAAGAATTATATGCTTTAGCGAAGCAATATAAATTATCGAATGCTAGTAAGCTAAATAAAAAGGAACTGATTTTTGCAATCTTAAAAACCCGCTCTGAACAAGAAGGCTTCTTCTTCATGGAAGGCGTTTTGGAGATTATTCCTACAGACGGCTTCGGATTCCTGCGCCCGATTAACTACTCACCTTCAAAAGAGGATATTTACATTTCTGCATCCCAAATTCGTCGCTTCGATTTACGAAATGGTGATAAAGTTTCAGGGAAAGTTCGTCCGCCAAAAGAAAATGAACGTTACTATGGCTTATTGCAAGTTGATGCTGTAAACGGCGAGGACCCAGAAGTTGCAAAAGAGCGTGTGCATTTCCCGGCATTAACACCGCTTTACCCGAATCGCCATATAAAATTGGAAACGGTTCCTACAAAACTTTCGACGCGTATTATGGATTTAGTAGCGCCAGTCGGTTTTGGTCAGCGTGGGTTAATCGTTGCACCGCCAAAAGCAGGTAAAACATCGTTATTAAAAGAAATTGCCAACGCGATTACGACAAACCATCCGGAAGCGGAATTGATCGTTCTACTTATTGATGAGCGTCCGGAAGAAGTAACGGATATCGAGCGTTCAGTAAATGCAGACGTAGTATCTTCAACGTTTGATGAAGTGCCCGAAAACCATGTGAAAGTCGCGGAAATCGTATTGGAACGTGCACGACGTCTCGTAGAACAAAAACGCGATGTTATTATCTTAATGGACTCGATTACACGTTTGGCGCGTGCTTATAACTTAGTAATCCCGCCAAGCGGCCGTACACTTTCAGGTGGTATTGACCCTGCTGCATTCCACCGTCCGAAACGGTTCTTCGGTTCAGCCCGCAATATTGAAGAGGGCGGCAGTTTAACAATTTTAGCGACTGCTCTTGTTGATACAGGCAGCCGTATGGACGAAGTAATTTATGAAGAATTTAAAGGAACGGGTAACCTGGAACTGCACTTGGATCGCAGCTTGGCAGAACGCCGTATTTTCCCTGCAATCGATATCCGCCGTTCAGGTACACGTAAAGAGGAACTTCTTATTCCGAAAGACCAGCTTGATAAATTATGGGCAATCCGTAAAACATTCAGCGATTCACATGACTTCGGTGAAAAGTTCTTACGTAAACTACGCACAACAAAAACAAATGAAGAATTCTTCGATAAGCTTGATACGGATATGAAGAAAGCGACGAACGGTAAAGGGTTGTTATAG
- the rpmE gene encoding 50S ribosomal protein L31 — protein sequence MKQGIHPDYKVATVTCSCGNTFETGSVKEKISIEFCNECHPFYTGRQKFASADGRVDRFNKKYGIK from the coding sequence ATGAAACAAGGTATCCACCCAGATTACAAAGTAGCAACAGTAACTTGCTCTTGTGGTAACACTTTTGAAACAGGTTCAGTTAAAGAAAAGATCTCAATCGAGTTCTGTAACGAATGTCACCCATTCTATACAGGTCGTCAAAAGTTCGCTTCTGCTGACGGACGTGTTGATCGCTTCAACAAAAAATACGGTATTAAGTAA
- a CDS encoding thymidine kinase: MAQLFYKHGAMNSGKSIEILKVAHNYEEQNKAVLIFTSGIDTRDEVGTVSSRIGLKRPAIAVFGDTNMYEIVEKHDEKLYCVLVDEVQFLSKEHVLQLTQIVDELNIPVMGFGLKNDFQNELFEGSRYMTIYADKIEEMKTICWFCHKKATMNLRVDENKKPVRTGDQIQIGGNDSYYPVCRKCHSNPPL; this comes from the coding sequence ATGGCGCAATTATTTTATAAACATGGGGCGATGAATAGCGGGAAATCGATTGAAATTTTAAAAGTTGCCCACAACTATGAAGAACAAAATAAAGCGGTACTGATCTTTACTTCTGGAATTGACACGCGTGATGAAGTCGGAACGGTTTCTAGCCGAATTGGTTTAAAACGACCGGCAATCGCGGTTTTTGGTGATACAAATATGTATGAAATTGTAGAAAAACACGATGAAAAATTATATTGTGTACTTGTAGACGAAGTACAATTTTTATCTAAAGAACATGTTTTGCAGCTGACTCAGATTGTCGATGAGCTGAACATTCCCGTTATGGGGTTCGGGTTAAAGAATGACTTTCAGAACGAGCTGTTTGAAGGCAGCCGTTATATGACGATTTACGCGGATAAAATTGAGGAAATGAAAACAATTTGCTGGTTCTGCCATAAGAAAGCGACAATGAATTTACGTGTAGATGAAAATAAAAAACCCGTCCGTACTGGTGATCAAATTCAAATTGGGGGTAATGATAGTTATTACCCTGTTTGCCGCAAATGCCATTCCAATCCACCACTATAA